The Hymenobacter sp. DG01 genome has a segment encoding these proteins:
- a CDS encoding thymidine kinase produces the protein MFIEPRVGTGRDSARRGWIEVVCGSMFSGKTEELIRRLNRAKIARQRVEIFKPALDTRYHAQDVVSHNQNSIRSTPIPVAQEMLLLAAGCDVVGVDEAQFFDESLVDVCVQLANRGTRVIVAGLDMDYMGQPFGPMPALMAVAEFVTKVHAICVCCGELASYSFRVTAAESKILLGETEAYEARCRYCFQEGMREKAAETTSQAELK, from the coding sequence GTGTTTATCGAACCCCGCGTCGGTACCGGTCGTGATAGTGCCCGTCGGGGCTGGATTGAAGTCGTGTGCGGCTCCATGTTTTCGGGCAAAACGGAAGAGCTGATCCGGCGCCTGAACCGGGCCAAAATTGCCCGGCAGCGGGTCGAAATCTTTAAGCCTGCCCTCGATACCCGCTACCACGCCCAGGACGTAGTGTCGCACAACCAGAACAGCATCCGCTCCACACCCATTCCTGTGGCACAGGAAATGCTGCTGCTGGCCGCCGGTTGCGACGTGGTGGGGGTTGATGAAGCGCAGTTCTTCGACGAGTCTCTGGTGGATGTGTGCGTGCAGCTGGCCAACCGTGGCACCCGCGTCATCGTGGCCGGACTCGACATGGACTACATGGGCCAGCCCTTCGGCCCCATGCCGGCCCTGATGGCCGTAGCCGAGTTTGTGACCAAAGTGCACGCCATTTGCGTGTGCTGCGGTGAGCTGGCCTCGTACTCGTTCCGGGTGACGGCGGCGGAAAGCAAAATTCTGCTCGGCGAAACGGAAGCCTACGAGGCTCGCTGCCGCTACTGCTTCCAGGAAGGCATGCGCGAAAAAGCCGCCGAAACCACTAGCCAGGCCGAACTGAAGTAA
- a CDS encoding 2Fe-2S iron-sulfur cluster-binding protein codes for MPTLLVQNLPGGAISVPPGATLLAAIQAAGHDWLHACGARGRCTTCRVQVVRGLELLTPPTGPELRYRAAGRLLSTERLTCQSYLPAGEVAGRVPEATKLPHVAYTG; via the coding sequence ATGCCCACTCTACTTGTGCAAAATCTGCCCGGCGGGGCCATTTCCGTGCCGCCCGGTGCTACCCTGCTGGCCGCTATTCAGGCCGCCGGCCACGACTGGCTGCACGCCTGCGGCGCCCGGGGCCGGTGCACTACCTGCCGCGTGCAGGTGGTCAGGGGCCTTGAGCTGCTAACGCCGCCCACCGGGCCGGAGTTGCGCTACCGGGCTGCGGGCCGCCTGCTCTCAACCGAGCGCCTTACCTGCCAGAGCTACTTGCCTGCGGGCGAGGTAGCGGGCCGGGTGCCGGAGGCTACCAAGCTGCCGCACGTGGCATACACCGGGTAA
- the rodA gene encoding rod shape-determining protein RodA translates to MNSSPARYSRSIDWPTVLLYLLMVGLGWLNVYAASYSPDAPANPLSSLGFQELMAYDWFKQILWVATAVVLIVILLVVDYKAYDTFAFVLYGGMILLLVITPFIARPIGGSRSWLELGPMRLQPAEFAKFVTALAASRYMASINLRQQNFRDQLVLAGITLLPPLLILAANETGQALVFAAFLLAYFREGMSPLILVILAAGGIILILALLVPKLWLVGAFTLVLGLLFAFNSRLWRHHLPLSLSVWVVVIGMVFGVDFFFNNVLQAHQRKRIEVLINPSADPLGVGWNVTQSKIAIGSGGFAGKGFLQGTQTKFDFVPAQSTDFIFCTIGEEWGWLGTTLVVVVFMALLMRIVYVAERQKSVFGRTYGYCVASIIFFHFCVNIGMTIGLAPVVGIPLPFFSYGGSSLWSFTTLLFILLAIDAYRKQDLERY, encoded by the coding sequence TTGAATTCCTCTCCCGCTCGCTACAGCCGCAGCATCGACTGGCCAACGGTCCTGCTTTACCTGTTGATGGTAGGCCTGGGCTGGCTGAACGTGTACGCGGCCAGCTACTCGCCCGATGCGCCGGCCAACCCGCTCAGCTCCCTGGGTTTTCAGGAATTAATGGCCTACGACTGGTTTAAGCAGATTTTGTGGGTAGCCACCGCCGTAGTGCTAATCGTTATTCTGCTGGTGGTTGATTATAAGGCCTACGACACGTTTGCGTTCGTGCTCTACGGGGGCATGATTCTGCTGCTCGTCATCACCCCATTTATTGCCCGGCCCATTGGGGGTTCCCGGTCGTGGCTGGAGCTGGGGCCCATGCGCCTGCAGCCGGCGGAGTTTGCTAAGTTCGTGACGGCCCTGGCGGCGTCACGCTACATGGCCAGCATCAATCTGCGCCAGCAAAACTTCCGCGACCAGCTGGTGCTAGCGGGCATCACCTTGTTGCCCCCGCTGCTTATCCTGGCGGCCAATGAAACCGGGCAGGCCTTGGTGTTCGCCGCGTTTTTGCTGGCGTATTTCCGGGAAGGCATGTCGCCGCTGATTCTGGTGATTCTGGCGGCCGGCGGGATTATTCTTATTCTGGCCCTGTTGGTACCCAAGCTGTGGCTGGTAGGCGCGTTTACCCTGGTGCTGGGCCTGCTGTTTGCCTTCAACTCCAGGCTATGGCGGCACCATCTGCCCTTGTCGCTCAGCGTATGGGTTGTGGTGATTGGCATGGTGTTCGGGGTTGATTTCTTTTTCAACAACGTGCTGCAAGCCCACCAGCGCAAGCGCATTGAAGTGCTCATCAACCCTTCCGCCGATCCGTTGGGGGTAGGCTGGAACGTCACGCAGTCGAAAATTGCCATCGGCTCGGGCGGCTTTGCCGGCAAAGGATTTTTGCAGGGCACCCAAACCAAGTTCGACTTCGTGCCCGCCCAAAGCACCGACTTTATCTTCTGTACTATTGGCGAGGAGTGGGGCTGGCTGGGTACCACGCTGGTGGTAGTGGTTTTTATGGCCTTGTTGATGCGCATTGTGTACGTGGCGGAGCGGCAGAAATCGGTGTTTGGGCGCACCTACGGCTACTGCGTAGCCAGTATCATCTTCTTTCACTTCTGCGTGAACATCGGCATGACGATTGGGCTGGCGCCGGTGGTGGGTATTCCGCTGCCCTTTTTCAGCTACGGCGGCTCCTCACTCTGGTCGTTTACTACGCTGCTGTTCATTCTGCTGGCTATTGATGCCTACCGCAAGCAGGATCTGGAGCGGTATTAG
- a CDS encoding four helix bundle protein — MWMKQDNIVLAKSYAFAVRSVRLYKHLRRQGEAPPLAAQLLRSGTSVGANVEEAIGGFSRRDFIAKCSVAYKEARETHVWLRLLRDTECSEARLADSLLEEAEELKKLLASFSFPAKMLNQSRNNF, encoded by the coding sequence ATGTGGATGAAGCAGGATAATATAGTTCTTGCGAAAAGTTATGCGTTTGCGGTGCGGAGTGTGCGGTTGTATAAACATCTGCGGCGGCAAGGCGAGGCACCTCCGTTGGCCGCGCAGCTATTGCGCAGCGGAACCTCAGTGGGAGCCAATGTGGAAGAGGCAATAGGTGGTTTTTCGCGGCGCGATTTCATAGCGAAGTGCAGCGTTGCATACAAGGAGGCACGAGAAACTCACGTTTGGCTGCGCCTGCTGCGCGACACGGAGTGTTCGGAAGCGCGGCTGGCTGATTCCCTGCTGGAAGAAGCCGAAGAGTTGAAAAAGCTGCTAGCATCATTCTCTTTTCCCGCCAAAATGCTAAACCAGAGCAGAAATAATTTTTAA
- the mrdA gene encoding penicillin-binding protein 2: MQYLEGRKYVVQAIFLAVALVFATRLFYIQVLDGSYKLAADRNTLQRIVQTPYRGLIYDRKGQILVQNTPVYDLMVTPREVKQLDTVRFCQLLQLPPEEVRAALKAARAFSRVKASPLVQNLSTPELAAIQDNLIDFPGFSIKARMARSYNTHTLAHALGYVGSIPPAFLEKPKYSKYQAGDFLGITGLESYYEQQLMGRRGVQYRMVNVRGIEKGAFRGGEFDTLSVAGQDLHLSIDSELQAYGELLMQGKRGSIVAIDPKTGEILAFVSAPMFDPATLSGKGMGNRYMELLNNPERPLFNRPLMATYPPGSVFKLVNELVAMQMGVVTASTGFPCNQRLVRCTHNHEYPSNVGIAIKQSCNPYFYQVMRAAVLRGRSTNRFEDARLGLGEWRRQVMKFGLGEKLGVDMSQEKKGLIPSPEFYDKRNGFHRWNYRTVYSLSIGQGEIGITGLQMANVLATIANRGYYYTPHFVKSVGQGGPLPQFRERHTVGVDAPHFEALIPGMQAVVDGRGGTGNLASLAEFGISVAGKTGTVQNPHGDDHATFAAFAPAEDPKIAIAVFIENAGFGGTSAAPMAALMMEKYLRGNIAPWRKRWEYWLQGPAEKFVRRR; the protein is encoded by the coding sequence TTGCAATACCTCGAAGGCCGCAAGTACGTAGTCCAGGCGATTTTCCTGGCCGTCGCGCTGGTGTTTGCGACGCGCCTCTTTTACATCCAGGTGCTGGATGGCAGCTACAAGCTGGCCGCCGACCGCAACACCCTCCAGCGCATTGTGCAAACCCCCTACCGGGGCCTTATCTATGACCGGAAGGGCCAGATTCTGGTGCAGAACACGCCCGTGTACGACCTGATGGTGACGCCCCGGGAAGTGAAACAGCTCGATACCGTGCGGTTCTGCCAGCTGCTGCAGCTACCCCCGGAGGAAGTGCGCGCCGCCCTCAAAGCAGCCCGGGCTTTCAGCCGGGTGAAAGCCTCGCCGCTGGTTCAGAACCTGAGCACCCCCGAGCTGGCCGCCATCCAAGACAACCTCATCGACTTTCCGGGCTTCAGCATCAAGGCCCGAATGGCCCGCTCCTACAACACGCACACCCTGGCGCACGCCCTAGGCTACGTGGGCTCTATCCCGCCGGCCTTCCTGGAAAAGCCCAAGTATTCGAAGTACCAGGCCGGCGACTTTCTGGGTATTACCGGGCTGGAATCATACTACGAGCAGCAGCTGATGGGCCGCCGCGGCGTGCAGTACCGCATGGTAAACGTACGCGGCATCGAGAAGGGCGCGTTTCGGGGCGGGGAGTTCGATACGCTGTCGGTAGCGGGCCAGGACCTGCACCTGAGCATCGACTCGGAGCTGCAGGCCTACGGGGAGCTGCTCATGCAGGGCAAGCGGGGTTCCATTGTGGCCATTGACCCCAAAACCGGCGAAATTCTGGCCTTCGTATCGGCCCCGATGTTTGACCCGGCCACGCTGTCGGGCAAGGGCATGGGCAACCGCTACATGGAGCTGCTCAACAACCCCGAGCGGCCCCTGTTCAACCGCCCCCTGATGGCCACCTACCCCCCCGGCTCGGTGTTTAAGCTGGTGAATGAGCTGGTGGCCATGCAAATGGGAGTGGTAACGGCCAGTACGGGTTTTCCCTGCAACCAACGCTTGGTGCGCTGCACCCACAACCACGAGTACCCCAGCAACGTGGGCATTGCCATTAAGCAGAGCTGTAACCCCTATTTCTACCAGGTAATGCGGGCCGCCGTGCTGCGCGGCCGCTCCACCAACCGCTTCGAGGACGCCCGCCTGGGCCTGGGAGAGTGGCGTCGGCAGGTCATGAAGTTTGGCCTGGGCGAGAAGCTGGGGGTAGATATGTCGCAGGAAAAAAAAGGGCTGATTCCCTCGCCCGAGTTCTACGACAAGCGCAATGGCTTTCACCGCTGGAACTACCGCACGGTGTACTCGCTCAGCATTGGGCAGGGCGAAATCGGGATTACCGGCCTGCAGATGGCTAACGTGCTGGCTACCATTGCCAACCGGGGCTATTACTACACGCCTCACTTCGTAAAAAGCGTGGGCCAGGGCGGGCCGCTGCCGCAGTTCCGGGAGCGGCACACGGTAGGCGTGGATGCGCCGCACTTCGAGGCGCTGATTCCGGGCATGCAGGCGGTAGTGGATGGGCGCGGTGGCACGGGTAACCTGGCTTCGTTGGCCGAGTTTGGTATTTCAGTAGCCGGCAAAACCGGCACGGTACAAAATCCTCACGGCGACGACCACGCCACGTTTGCTGCCTTTGCCCCGGCCGAAGACCCCAAAATTGCCATTGCCGTCTTCATCGAAAATGCCGGCTTCGGCGGAACCTCCGCCGCACCAATGGCGGCCCTGATGATGGAGAAGTACCTGCGCGGCAACATTGCCCCCTGGCGCAAGCGCTGGGAGTACTGGCTGCAAGGCCCCGCCGAAAAGTTTGTAAGACGCCGTTAG
- the mreC gene encoding rod shape-determining protein MreC produces the protein MNNLLAFLFRYRGILVFALLEVLSLYLLIRNSTYQRAAFFNSSNAYVGQVLDWRNQVQDYFRLIDVNKGLMRENALLRQQLYRSDLSGRQADSLPVSQDSLTQVRLARLGRPDSLLLGLRQLPARDPDYPLIPARVVSSTLRRVDNYLTLNVGTADGVKEGMGVVSAAGVVGRVKVASEHYTTITSVLHSKTRISARIQRDGTIGTIRWLGEDPTHVLLDEVPRQNQLLRGDTVVTSGYNAVFPEGVLIGTVDSFVREPDKNFWTVRVKLAVDFSRLVYVYLVTSRPKAERDTLEARAGVQPEGEGKP, from the coding sequence ATGAATAACCTCCTCGCCTTTCTGTTTCGCTACCGGGGTATCCTCGTGTTTGCGTTGCTGGAGGTGTTGAGCTTATATCTGCTGATTCGGAACAGCACTTACCAGCGGGCAGCGTTCTTCAACTCCTCAAATGCCTACGTGGGGCAGGTACTGGACTGGCGCAACCAGGTGCAGGATTATTTCCGGCTGATTGATGTAAACAAAGGGCTGATGCGGGAAAATGCCCTGCTCCGCCAGCAGTTGTACCGATCTGACCTGAGCGGGCGCCAAGCCGATTCACTGCCTGTCAGCCAAGACAGCCTGACCCAGGTGCGCCTGGCCCGCCTCGGCCGCCCCGACTCGCTGCTGCTGGGTTTGCGCCAGCTACCCGCCCGTGACCCCGACTACCCCCTGATTCCGGCTCGGGTGGTAAGCAGTACCCTGCGCCGCGTGGATAACTACCTTACTCTGAACGTGGGCACTGCCGACGGGGTAAAGGAAGGAATGGGGGTAGTATCGGCAGCCGGAGTGGTAGGCCGCGTGAAAGTGGCTTCTGAGCACTATACCACTATTACCTCCGTGCTGCACTCTAAAACCCGTATTTCGGCTCGTATTCAGCGCGACGGTACCATTGGCACCATCCGGTGGCTGGGTGAAGATCCTACCCATGTGTTGCTCGATGAGGTGCCCCGCCAAAATCAGCTGCTGCGCGGCGACACCGTGGTAACCTCGGGCTACAATGCCGTGTTTCCGGAAGGGGTGCTCATTGGCACCGTTGACTCGTTTGTGCGCGAGCCGGACAAGAATTTCTGGACCGTGCGGGTAAAGCTGGCCGTGGATTTTTCGCGCCTGGTGTACGTGTATCTGGTTACCAGCCGGCCCAAGGCCGAGCGCGACACGCTGGAAGCGCGGGCCGGCGTACAGCCGGAAGGGGAGGGCAAGCCATGA
- a CDS encoding rod shape-determining protein has product MGFFNFLTSDIAIDLGTANTLIIHNDKIVVDEPSIIAKDRTTNKVIAVGRQAQQMHEKTHDNIKTIRPLKDGVIADFHAAEEMIKGMIKMIDTRTRLFQPSHRMVICIPSGITEVEKRAVRDSAEHAGAKEVWMIQEPMAAAIGIGIDVEQPVGSMIIDIGGGTTEIAVIALSGIVCDQSIKTAGDVFNQDILDYMRRQHNLLIGERSAERIKIEVGAALTELEQTPADFEVRGRDLMTGIPKVIKVTSSEIAIALDKSVAKIEEAVLKALEISPPELSADIYENGIHLTGGGALLRGLDKRLAAKTKLPIHIAEDPLRAVVRGTGAAIKNIPAFRSVLLT; this is encoded by the coding sequence ATGGGTTTCTTCAATTTTTTGACCAGCGATATTGCCATTGACCTGGGCACGGCCAACACCCTCATCATTCACAACGATAAAATCGTGGTGGATGAGCCGAGCATCATTGCGAAAGACCGCACTACTAATAAGGTAATTGCCGTGGGGCGGCAGGCACAGCAAATGCACGAAAAAACCCACGACAACATCAAAACCATTCGTCCGCTCAAGGATGGGGTTATTGCCGATTTCCACGCCGCCGAGGAAATGATTAAGGGCATGATCAAGATGATTGACACCCGGACGCGGCTGTTTCAGCCCTCGCACCGGATGGTTATCTGCATTCCCTCAGGCATTACGGAGGTAGAGAAGCGCGCCGTGCGCGACTCCGCCGAGCACGCCGGGGCCAAGGAGGTCTGGATGATTCAGGAGCCCATGGCCGCTGCCATCGGTATCGGCATCGACGTGGAGCAGCCCGTAGGCTCTATGATTATTGACATCGGAGGCGGTACCACTGAAATTGCGGTAATTGCCCTCTCGGGTATCGTCTGCGACCAGTCGATTAAAACTGCCGGAGACGTGTTCAACCAGGATATTCTGGACTACATGCGCCGCCAGCATAACCTGCTGATCGGGGAGCGGAGCGCTGAGCGCATCAAGATTGAGGTAGGCGCGGCTCTGACTGAGCTGGAGCAAACTCCCGCCGACTTTGAGGTGCGCGGCCGTGACCTGATGACTGGCATTCCGAAGGTTATCAAGGTGACTTCCTCAGAAATTGCCATTGCCCTCGATAAGTCGGTAGCCAAAATCGAGGAGGCCGTGCTGAAAGCCCTGGAAATCAGCCCGCCCGAGCTGTCGGCCGACATTTACGAGAACGGCATTCATCTGACCGGGGGCGGGGCCCTGCTGCGTGGCCTTGATAAGCGCCTGGCTGCTAAAACCAAGCTGCCCATCCACATTGCCGAAGACCCGCTGCGCGCCGTGGTGCGCGGTACCGGTGCCGCCATCAAGAATATTCCCGCTTTCCGCAGTGTTCTGCTGACCTAG
- a CDS encoding PAS domain S-box protein, whose amino-acid sequence MPRPTPPANSSPPDLDTYTRLQERYEHLQRAYVAAETSQAYYQSLHEHAPIAYCTLSSDGAVVHLNQQAEHLLNHSTEQLRGGAFAALVDPLQRWDFLYFFEQLMTSLLPQSGEVMLRTGNGRTLTVQLEGTTAVTPGGERQCLLALLDITEARQVAEVLAASEQKFRRLFEQSTDAIALMQNEQFIDCNAAVLELLGATDKQQIVGHYPWDLAPYEQRPGVRSISYFRESVAEALRSGSKRCEGILCRLSGEFMWVEAVLTPVKTDGELLLHVLWRNITAQKQEQRRRQECEEQLQLALEATGTGVWAWDVATNQVHCNAQARSYFGWPAGETTSVSLDLLQAAISPSDTTLLQEALDHACQHGAMLTCTVRVLRPDGSAHPLVLRGIRVSNEFGHQQRIQGIVYQPRVLPPGDSNEA is encoded by the coding sequence ATGCCTCGCCCTACCCCGCCTGCTAACTCCTCCCCTCCCGACCTCGATACGTACACTAGGCTGCAGGAAAGATACGAACACCTGCAGCGGGCCTACGTTGCCGCCGAAACCAGCCAGGCTTACTACCAAAGCCTGCATGAACACGCCCCCATCGCCTATTGTACCCTCAGTTCCGACGGGGCCGTGGTGCACCTGAACCAGCAGGCCGAGCACCTGCTGAACCATAGTACCGAGCAGCTGCGGGGCGGCGCCTTCGCCGCGCTCGTGGACCCGCTGCAGCGGTGGGACTTTCTTTACTTCTTCGAACAACTCATGACGAGCCTGCTTCCTCAGAGTGGGGAGGTAATGCTGCGGACTGGCAACGGCCGCACGCTCACGGTGCAGTTGGAGGGCACTACGGCCGTAACGCCCGGGGGAGAGCGGCAGTGCCTGCTGGCCCTGCTCGACATTACGGAGGCCCGGCAGGTGGCCGAGGTGCTGGCGGCCAGCGAACAAAAATTCCGGCGCCTGTTTGAGCAGAGCACGGATGCCATAGCCCTGATGCAGAACGAACAGTTTATTGATTGCAACGCGGCGGTTCTGGAGTTGCTTGGGGCTACGGACAAGCAGCAGATTGTAGGCCACTACCCCTGGGACCTGGCTCCGTACGAGCAGCGGCCCGGCGTGCGCTCCATTTCCTACTTCCGCGAGTCGGTGGCAGAAGCGCTGAGGTCGGGCTCGAAGCGGTGCGAAGGCATTTTGTGCCGGCTCTCAGGCGAGTTTATGTGGGTAGAGGCCGTGCTGACGCCGGTTAAGACGGATGGGGAGCTTCTGCTGCACGTGCTCTGGCGCAACATTACGGCCCAGAAGCAAGAGCAGCGCCGCCGCCAGGAGTGCGAAGAGCAGCTACAGCTGGCTCTGGAAGCTACCGGTACCGGAGTATGGGCCTGGGACGTGGCCACCAACCAGGTACACTGCAACGCGCAGGCCCGGAGCTACTTTGGGTGGCCAGCCGGGGAAACTACGTCCGTTTCGCTGGACCTGCTGCAGGCCGCCATATCCCCCTCCGATACCACTCTTCTACAGGAAGCTCTGGACCATGCCTGTCAGCACGGTGCTATGCTTACCTGCACCGTGCGCGTTCTGAGGCCCGATGGCTCAGCACACCCGCTCGTGCTGCGAGGCATCCGGGTCAGCAACGAGTTCGGCCATCAGCAACGCATTCAAGGCATTGTGTACCAGCCGCGCGTACTGCCGCCGGGTGACAGCAACGAAGCATAA
- the purH gene encoding bifunctional phosphoribosylaminoimidazolecarboxamide formyltransferase/IMP cyclohydrolase: MSQPIRSALVSVYYKDRLEPLVALLKEHGVAIYSTGGTQQFIEEQGAPVTAVETLTGFPAVFGGRVKTLHPKVFGGILHRRHEAGDLQEAEQHQIPPIDLVIVDLYPFEETVASGAAEQEVIEKIDIGGISLLRAAAKNFRDVLVVSSRDQYAAVTELLQAKGCATDLEDRRHYAAAAFEATSHYDTQIFRYMAQGTELSGTSLKLSEKPATPLRYGENPHQAGTFYGDLTALFDQLHGKQLSYNNLVDVDAAVLLMQEFAADEQAACAILKHTNACGVAQADTLHEAYLQALACDPVSAFGGVIIVNKEVDAATAEELNKLFFEVLIAPEFAADALPVLQSKKNRILLRQKPVQFPTKQVKTLLNGIIEQDFDRVVEGANEFRTVTESAPTAEEVAALEFALKICKHTKSNTIVLARAGQLLASGVGQTSRVDALRQAIEKARSFGFDLQGAVMASDAFFPFPDCVEIAGETGIRAVVQPGGSIKDQDSIATANRLGMAMVLTGVRHFKH; this comes from the coding sequence ATGTCGCAGCCCATTCGTTCCGCCCTTGTTTCCGTCTATTACAAAGATCGTCTGGAGCCGCTGGTGGCGTTGCTGAAAGAGCACGGCGTAGCTATTTATTCTACGGGCGGCACCCAGCAGTTTATTGAGGAGCAGGGCGCTCCGGTAACTGCCGTCGAAACCCTGACCGGCTTTCCGGCTGTGTTTGGTGGCCGCGTAAAAACCCTGCACCCGAAGGTATTTGGTGGTATTCTGCATCGCCGCCATGAGGCCGGCGACCTGCAGGAAGCCGAGCAGCACCAGATTCCGCCGATCGACCTGGTTATCGTGGACCTCTACCCCTTTGAGGAGACAGTAGCCTCCGGCGCGGCTGAGCAGGAGGTAATTGAGAAGATTGACATCGGCGGTATTTCCCTACTGCGGGCCGCCGCCAAAAACTTCCGTGACGTGCTGGTGGTCAGCAGCCGCGACCAGTACGCGGCCGTAACGGAGCTGCTGCAGGCCAAAGGCTGCGCTACTGACCTCGAAGACCGTCGCCACTACGCCGCCGCCGCGTTCGAGGCTACCTCGCACTACGACACCCAGATTTTCCGCTACATGGCCCAGGGTACGGAGCTCAGCGGTACTTCCCTCAAGCTCAGCGAAAAGCCTGCTACCCCCCTGCGCTATGGCGAAAACCCTCACCAGGCCGGCACCTTCTACGGCGACCTGACAGCCCTCTTCGACCAGCTTCACGGCAAGCAGCTCAGCTACAACAACCTCGTGGACGTAGATGCCGCCGTGCTGCTCATGCAGGAGTTTGCCGCCGATGAGCAGGCTGCCTGCGCCATTCTCAAGCACACCAATGCCTGCGGGGTAGCCCAAGCCGACACCTTGCACGAAGCCTACCTCCAGGCCCTGGCCTGCGACCCGGTATCGGCGTTTGGTGGCGTAATTATCGTGAACAAAGAGGTGGACGCGGCTACCGCTGAAGAGCTGAACAAGCTGTTCTTTGAGGTACTGATTGCCCCGGAGTTTGCCGCCGATGCCCTGCCCGTTCTGCAGAGCAAGAAAAACCGTATTCTGCTGCGCCAGAAGCCCGTGCAGTTCCCGACCAAGCAGGTGAAAACGCTCCTCAATGGCATCATTGAGCAGGATTTCGACCGCGTAGTGGAAGGCGCCAACGAGTTCCGCACGGTAACGGAGTCGGCCCCAACAGCGGAAGAAGTGGCTGCCCTGGAGTTTGCCCTCAAAATCTGCAAGCACACCAAGAGTAACACCATCGTGCTGGCCCGGGCCGGGCAGCTGCTGGCGTCTGGGGTAGGCCAGACCTCCCGGGTCGATGCCCTGCGCCAGGCCATTGAAAAGGCCCGCAGCTTCGGCTTCGATTTGCAGGGTGCTGTTATGGCCTCCGATGCCTTTTTTCCCTTCCCCGACTGCGTAGAAATTGCCGGCGAAACGGGCATCCGCGCCGTAGTGCAGCCCGGTGGCTCTATTAAAGATCAGGACAGCATTGCCACCGCTAACCGCCTGGGCATGGCCATGGTCCTGACGGGAGTGCGTCACTTCAAGCACTAA
- a CDS encoding acyl-CoA dehydrogenase family protein: MTVSAAPTLSANLLTTPQAAEEAAATLAPRLFAQAPHSDQEGSFPAEEFNWLREAGLLAATLPTRLGGCGLSEAACTEYLLSTLRHIGRGNLAVGRVYEGHVNALQLIARFGRPDQQARWAADARAGHLFGVWNTEAQDGVKLEPLPTGRYRLLGSKTFGSGAGHLTRPLLTGALPDGGWQMLVLPADALPPEYNKTFWRPLGMRASASFRVDFTGLEIEAQDLLGSPGNYYQQPWFSGGAIRFAAVQLGGAEAIFDETRRFLRELGRTDDPYQRQRLGEMSLLIASGQHWLRAAADFVASSPVGLSGPETAEATVAHANLVRSAIEELCLRLMPLAERCVGARGLLRPEPFERLHRDLTHYLRQPAPDAALADVGRYALQQEQPAYLIWER, encoded by the coding sequence ATGACCGTTTCCGCTGCCCCTACCCTATCCGCCAACTTACTGACTACCCCCCAGGCGGCCGAAGAAGCCGCCGCAACTTTGGCTCCGCGCCTTTTTGCCCAGGCGCCTCACTCCGACCAGGAAGGCAGCTTCCCGGCGGAAGAGTTTAATTGGCTGCGCGAGGCCGGTCTGTTGGCCGCTACTTTGCCCACTAGGCTGGGCGGCTGCGGCTTATCCGAAGCCGCTTGCACCGAATATTTGCTTAGCACCTTGCGCCACATTGGGCGCGGCAACCTGGCAGTAGGGCGGGTTTATGAAGGTCACGTAAACGCTCTGCAGCTAATTGCCCGTTTCGGGCGGCCTGATCAGCAGGCGCGGTGGGCCGCCGATGCGCGGGCAGGCCACCTGTTTGGGGTGTGGAATACCGAAGCTCAGGACGGAGTGAAGCTGGAGCCGCTGCCCACTGGCCGCTACCGCCTGCTCGGCAGCAAAACGTTCGGGTCGGGGGCGGGCCACCTGACGCGCCCCCTGCTAACGGGCGCTTTGCCCGACGGTGGGTGGCAAATGCTGGTGCTCCCCGCCGACGCCCTACCCCCCGAATACAATAAAACGTTCTGGCGCCCCCTGGGCATGCGGGCCTCAGCCAGCTTCCGGGTTGATTTTACGGGCCTGGAAATAGAAGCGCAGGATTTGCTGGGTTCCCCCGGCAACTATTACCAGCAGCCTTGGTTTAGCGGGGGGGCCATCCGGTTTGCGGCCGTGCAGTTGGGTGGGGCAGAAGCCATTTTCGATGAAACCCGCCGCTTCCTGCGCGAGCTGGGCCGCACCGACGACCCCTACCAGCGCCAGCGCCTGGGCGAGATGAGCCTGTTGATAGCCAGCGGCCAGCACTGGCTGCGCGCCGCCGCCGATTTTGTGGCATCGTCCCCAGTCGGGCTTTCCGGGCCCGAAACGGCGGAAGCTACCGTAGCCCACGCCAACCTGGTGCGCTCGGCCATTGAGGAGCTTTGCCTGCGCCTGATGCCCCTGGCCGAGCGGTGCGTGGGCGCCAGGGGCCTGCTGCGCCCCGAGCCCTTCGAGCGTCTCCACCGCGACCTGACCCACTACCTCCGCCAGCCCGCCCCGGATGCCGCCCTGGCCGACGTGGGCCGCTACGCCCTGCAGCAGGAGCAACCTGCCTACCTGATCTGGGAGCGGTAA